Below is a genomic region from Sphingomonas phyllosphaerae.
CGTGATGATTTTGGTCCGGGTGGTGGACGGAACGCTCCGGAAGGGGCAGCAAGTCACCTTCATGCAGGCCGGAACGACGCATCTGATCGATCGCGTCGGCTGCTTCCGCCCGAAGATCGAGCAACTGACCGACCTCGGTCCGGGCGAAATCGGCTTCATCACCGCGCAGATCAAGGATGTCGCGCAGGCCCGCGTCGGCGACACGCTGACCGACGCGAAGAAGCCCGCCGCCGAGGCGCTGCCGGGGTTCAAGGAAGTCCAGCCGGTGGTGTTCTGCGGGCTTTTCCCCGTTGATGCCAACGACTTCGAGAAGCTTCGTGAGAGCATTTCGAAGCTGCGGCTCAACGACGCGTCGTTCAGTTTCGAGATGGAAACCTCGGCCGCGCTCGGCTTCGGCTTCCGCTGCGGCTTCCTCGGGCTGCTGCATCTGGAGATCATCCAGGAGCGGCTGACCCGCGAATACGACCTCGATCTCATCACGACCGCGCCGAGCGTCGTCTATCAAATTGAATTGACGCACGGCGGCGGCCAGATCGACCTCCACAACCCCGCCGACATGCCCGATCCCAACAAGATCGAGTCGATCAGCGAGCCGTGGATCGAGGCGGTGATCTACGTGCCCGACGAATATCTCGGCTCGATCCTGAAACTGTGTCAGGACCGGCGCGGTATTCAGAAGAATCTCACGTACGTAGGCGGACGTGCTCAGGCGACCTATGAGCTACCACTCAACGAGGTCGTGTTCGACTTCTACGACCGGCTAAAGTCGCTGTCGAAGGGCTATGCCAGCTTCGACTATCACCAGATCGGCTATCGCGAGGGCGATCTCGTCAAGATGAGCATCCTCGTCAACGAGGAGCCGGTCGACGCGCTGTCGATGATCGTCCACCGCGGCACCGCCGAGACGCGCGGACGCGGGATGTGCGAGCGGCTCAAGGAGTTGATCCCGCGCCATCTGTTCAAGATCCCGATCCAGGCGGCGATCGGCGGCAAGGTGATCGCGCGCGAGACAATCAGCGCGATGCGCAAGGACGTTACCGCCAAATGCTATGGCGGCGACGCGACGCGTAAGCGCAAGCTTCTGGAGAAGCAGAAGAAGGGCAAGGCGAAGATGCGCGAATACGGTTCGGTCAGCATCCCGCAGGAAGCCTTCATCGCCGCGCTGCGCATGGGCGACGAAAACTGATCTGAGCGCCGTCGCCCCGGACCTGATCCGGGGCTCCGCTTCTTCTGGCTTCGTGGACGAGTGCAGCGGAACGCCAGCTAAAGCCCCAGTTGTCCAAACACTCGGAACACGTGCTTCAACAGGCTCAGCACGAACGTCGTGGATAAGGCTCGCCCTAACTAAATTCCGTTCGCCCTGAGCCTGTCGAAGGGCGTGCCCCACGCGCTCACCGGCAGTATCAATAAGCCCGCGCCACTGCGAACTCGACCGCCTCGACCATCGCCTCCTTGATCGCGCTGTCGGCGAAGATCGCCAGCGACTCGATCGCGCGCTGCCCGTAATGCCGCGCGCGCGCGAGCGTATCATCGACCGCACGCGTCCGGCGGACCAGATCGATCGAATGCGCGAAATCGGCGTCGCTCGCCCGCCGCCCCTCGACCGCGTCGCGCCAGAAGGCGCGGTCCTCGTCACCGCCGCGCGCATAGGCGAGAATCACCGGCAGCGTCATCTTGCCTTCGCGGAAGTCGTCGCCGGCATCCTTGCCCATCGTGCCCGCGTCGCTGGTATAGTCGATCGCATCGTCGACCAGCTGGAATGCGATACCCAGATTGCGACCGTAGGAATCGAGCGCCTGCTCCTCCGCCGCCGGACGCTCGGCGACCACCGCCGCGATCCGGCACGCCGCGGCGAACAGCGCCGCGGTCTTGGCATGGATGATGTCGAGATAGCGTTCCTCGGGCAGATCGACGCGCCGCGCCGCGGTCAACTGGTTGACCTCGCCCTCCGCGATCACCGCCGAGGCGTTCGAGAGAATTTCCAGCGCGCGCATGTTGCCGCCCGCCACCATCAGTTCGAACGAGCGCGAGAACAGGAAGTCGCCGACCAGCACGCTGGCGGGATTGCCCCAGATGATGTTGGCGGTGCGCTTGCCGCGCCGCAGGTCGGATCCGTCCACGACATCGTCGTGGAGCAGGGTCGCGGTATGGATGAACTCGACCGCCGCGGCCAGCAGGTGATGCCGATCGCCACCATAGCCGACCAGTTGCGCACCCGCAAGCGTCAGCATCGGGCGCATCCTTTTGCCCCCGCCCGCGATCAGATGCCCCGCCAGCTCCGGGATCAATGGGATTTCCGATCGCATCCGCTCCACGATCACGGCATTGACGTGATCCATGTCGGCGGCGACCAGCCCGATCATCGGATCGAGCGAGGGCGTGTGCCCGGGAAGTCGGTGCAAGGTAGCGCTCATCTGTTCCTGCCCTTAGGGGGAGGCACGCGCGCAACGCAAGCGCGGGCTGCATGACCATTATCGCTTTGACGGGGAAGCCGTGATGACCGACGACGTTCTGAAGGGCTATCGCAAGAGCATCGACAACATCGACGCCGCTTTGGTGTGCCTGCTCGCCGAACGGTTCAAGATCACGCAGGCGGTCGGCGCGTATAAGGCGCAGACCGGCTTGCCCGCCGCCGATCCCGGCCGCGAGGAGGCGCAGATCACGCGGCTGCGTCAGTTGAGCGAGGACGCCGAGCTCGATCCGGAATTTTCGGAGAAGTTCCTCCGCTTCATCATCGACGAGGTGATCCGCCACCACCGCGCCGCCGCGGCGGGCTGATCCATCAGGTCGCGGTCCGCTCGGCGCGGCGCACCGCCAGCCGCGCGATCGCCGCGTCGGCCAATTGCCGGAGGTGCATCTGCTCATAGGCGCCGAAGTCAGCGCGCGGGGTCCGGTCGAACACGCAGAACGTCCCGATCGGCAGATGATCGGCATCGACCAGCGGGGCGCCTGCGTAGAAGCGCACCTGCCCGCCGTCGATCAGCACCGGATTGTCGGCGAAGCGCGCGTCGGCGCGCGCGTCCTCGACGCAGAACACCGCCTGCGGCGTGATGATCGCATGGCCGCACAGGGACATGCGGCGACTGTACGTTCGCGAGGAAACCCCGGCAGCGGCGATCAGATACTGCCAGTCGCGCGAGAGGATCGACACCGCCGCCATCCCGGTGCCGAACCGCTGCCGCGCCCGTTCGACCAACTCGACCAGTTCGCCGTCATCACGCGCGTCGAGTGCGCCGGACGCCAGCACCGCGCGTTCGCGGGCGGCTTCGTCACTGGGCGTGGGCGCCGGCGCATAAACGGTAATCCCCATACCCCCCGACGTCCCCGCGCTTCATGCTGTTCTGGAAACCGCGTGCATCGGTTGACCGTTGCCCGCCGCCTGACCGGGTCGCTACAATGCCGCCAGAAAGCCGGCAATCATCTAATTGTTTTTACAGGCAATCTTGTAAAAATTGACTCATCGCGCGCCAACTGCGGCGATCGGCCTGCGCGTCATAGCCGAACCCGGCCTGTCCGGCCGGCATGGCGGCATCGGTGAAGGCGTGCCCTGCCCGGCCATAGGCATGGATCTGCCAGTCGGCGCGCGCGGCGGTGAGTTCCTCGCCCAGTTCGACCACCGCCGATGGGGGCCCGAGCGGATCGTCCCACCCGTGGCAGATCAACAGCGGTACGGTGATCGGGTCGACGCTCGGCCAGTCGGGCCGGTCGTAGACGCCGTGGAAGCTCACGCCGCCGCGGATCGGCATTCCGGCCCGCGCCATGTCGAGCACGCACTTCCCGCCGAAGCAGAAACCGATCGCCGCGACTCTCGCCTCATCCACCTCATCCTGTACGGTCAGCGCGCCCAGCGCCGCGCGCAGCCGCTCGCGCAGCAACCCACGGTCGGTGTTGAGTTCGTCCATATAGCGGCTCGCCCCCGCCCCGCGCTGCGTCCGCTTGCCCTGCCCGAACAGGTCGCAGGCGAAGGCGGCATAGCCGAGCCCCGCCAGCGCCTCGGCCTTC
It encodes:
- the lepA gene encoding translation elongation factor 4 yields the protein MTTSLNTIRNFSIIAHIDHGKSTLADRLIQATGGLTDREMSEQVLDNMEIEKERGITIKAQTVRLSYKAHDGETYTLNLMDTPGHVDFAYEVSRSLAACEGALLVVDAAQGVEAQTLANVYQSIEHDHEIVPVINKIDLPAAEPEKVRTEIEDVIGIDASDAVLASAKSGIGIPDILEAIVQKIPAPKGDADAPLKAMLVDSWYDPYLGVMILVRVVDGTLRKGQQVTFMQAGTTHLIDRVGCFRPKIEQLTDLGPGEIGFITAQIKDVAQARVGDTLTDAKKPAAEALPGFKEVQPVVFCGLFPVDANDFEKLRESISKLRLNDASFSFEMETSAALGFGFRCGFLGLLHLEIIQERLTREYDLDLITTAPSVVYQIELTHGGGQIDLHNPADMPDPNKIESISEPWIEAVIYVPDEYLGSILKLCQDRRGIQKNLTYVGGRAQATYELPLNEVVFDFYDRLKSLSKGYASFDYHQIGYREGDLVKMSILVNEEPVDALSMIVHRGTAETRGRGMCERLKELIPRHLFKIPIQAAIGGKVIARETISAMRKDVTAKCYGGDATRKRKLLEKQKKGKAKMREYGSVSIPQEAFIAALRMGDEN
- a CDS encoding polyprenyl synthetase family protein → MSATLHRLPGHTPSLDPMIGLVAADMDHVNAVIVERMRSEIPLIPELAGHLIAGGGKRMRPMLTLAGAQLVGYGGDRHHLLAAAVEFIHTATLLHDDVVDGSDLRRGKRTANIIWGNPASVLVGDFLFSRSFELMVAGGNMRALEILSNASAVIAEGEVNQLTAARRVDLPEERYLDIIHAKTAALFAAACRIAAVVAERPAAEEQALDSYGRNLGIAFQLVDDAIDYTSDAGTMGKDAGDDFREGKMTLPVILAYARGGDEDRAFWRDAVEGRRASDADFAHSIDLVRRTRAVDDTLARARHYGQRAIESLAIFADSAIKEAMVEAVEFAVARAY
- a CDS encoding chorismate mutase — protein: MTDDVLKGYRKSIDNIDAALVCLLAERFKITQAVGAYKAQTGLPAADPGREEAQITRLRQLSEDAELDPEFSEKFLRFIIDEVIRHHRAAAAG
- a CDS encoding GAF domain-containing protein, translating into MGITVYAPAPTPSDEAARERAVLASGALDARDDGELVELVERARQRFGTGMAAVSILSRDWQYLIAAAGVSSRTYSRRMSLCGHAIITPQAVFCVEDARADARFADNPVLIDGGQVRFYAGAPLVDADHLPIGTFCVFDRTPRADFGAYEQMHLRQLADAAIARLAVRRAERTAT
- a CDS encoding dienelactone hydrolase family protein, whose product is MTIRRRTMVHDGPGGPFEGVFAWDDAQPDARPAVLVIPNVLGQKESDNQKAEALAGLGYAAFACDLFGQGKRTQRGAGASRYMDELNTDRGLLRERLRAALGALTVQDEVDEARVAAIGFCFGGKCVLDMARAGMPIRGGVSFHGVYDRPDWPSVDPITVPLLICHGWDDPLGPPSAVVELGEELTAARADWQIHAYGRAGHAFTDAAMPAGQAGFGYDAQADRRSWRAMSQFLQDCL